From the Bacillota bacterium genome, one window contains:
- a CDS encoding helix-turn-helix domain-containing protein, with protein sequence MGDCLRAREAAELLNVSPWTVYRLAREGRIPHVRIGCRVLFRRSSLIAWLDRQEAESVRARGDRSAVG encoded by the coding sequence ATGGGCGACTGTTTGCGCGCACGGGAAGCTGCCGAACTACTAAACGTCTCGCCCTGGACGGTGTATCGGCTCGCGAGGGAGGGCCGCATCCCGCACGTTCGCATTGGCTGCCGCGTCCTGTTTCGCCGGTCGAGCCTCATTGCATGGCTCGACCGCCAGGAAGCCGAGTCGGTGCGAGCCCGGGGTGACCGATCGGCGGTCGGCTGA
- a CDS encoding helix-turn-helix domain-containing protein, with product MGVTDVDGIQDIRSRYFREGQSIRQIASELGMSRRTVRRYIQSDGPWRYALKQPRPRVVIDPIEPDGALG from the coding sequence ATGGGAGTGACCGATGTGGATGGAATCCAGGATATCAGATCCCGTTACTTCCGGGAAGGACAATCTATCCGCCAGATTGCCAGTGAGCTGGGCATGTCCCGGCGAACGGTCCGCCGGTACATACAGTCGGACGGTCCGTGGCGGTACGCCCTGAAGCAGCCGAGGCCCAGGGTGGTCATCGACCCCATAGAGCCCGATGGGGCGTTGGGGTAG